The sequence TCGCGATCGTTTCGACGATCTGGCACATGCAGCGGCGCGCATCGTTTCGCGACGTGCAGGTCGATCGACAGGATACGATCTTCAAATAGCGGAAGCACCTGGCGTTCAATCCACGAGAGCAGAACAGCGCCCTGTTTGACATCGCGTCGCTCGATGCGCCGCGCGCCGATCTCAAGCTCCAGAATCGTAACCGCCGAGAGGAATAGTGCCGCAGGCTCGCGCGCGGCAATCCAGGACTGCACGTTCGGATTTGAACGTTCCGGGCGTCGCAAATCTGAAACGACGTTGGTGTCGAGAAGGAACACTATTCGAAATCGACAGGCTTGAGCCATCCTCCGCCCATTTTGGGCGGATCAAACTCAAAGTCGCTGCCCTCGTCCGTCTGGGCCAGCGCCTCCAGCAGCGACATGCCCTTGCCCGTGAGGCGGCGATATTCCTCGATTGAAAGCAGGACATGCGCCGGTCGCCCGCGATCGGTGATGATGACGGGTCCCTCGTTTGCCGCCTTCCTGGCGCGGCTCGTGTCCTGATTGAACTCGCGACTGGTCAGGGTGGTGGTGGTCACGACGACGCCCCTGTGGCTGGAGTTACGCAGGTCCCAATATAGAACCTGCGACGATCCACGCCAACAGCTGCCCCTACTGGAACGCGGTCTCCGTAAAGCTGCGGAGCTTGCGGGAATGGAGCCGTTCGGGCGCCATTTCGCGCAGCTTTTCCATGGCGCGGATGCCGATCTCGAGATGCTGGCCGACCTGGCGGCGATAGAAGTCCGAGGCCATGCCCGGCAGCTTCAATTCGCCATGCAACGGCTTGTCCGAAACGCAGAGCAGCGTTCCGTAGGGCACGCGGAAGCGGAA is a genomic window of Kaistia defluvii containing:
- a CDS encoding type II toxin-antitoxin system VapC family toxin, with amino-acid sequence MFLLDTNVVSDLRRPERSNPNVQSWIAAREPAALFLSAVTILELEIGARRIERRDVKQGAVLLSWIERQVLPLFEDRILSIDLHVAKRCAPLHVPDRRNDRDAYIAATALVHGMTVVTRNTGDFEGTGVPLVNPWQTP
- a CDS encoding type II toxin-antitoxin system Phd/YefM family antitoxin; amino-acid sequence: MTTTTLTSREFNQDTSRARKAANEGPVIITDRGRPAHVLLSIEEYRRLTGKGMSLLEALAQTDEGSDFEFDPPKMGGGWLKPVDFE